One region of uncultured Methanolobus sp. genomic DNA includes:
- a CDS encoding NAD-dependent succinate-semialdehyde dehydrogenase has translation MGKIKSVNPATEEMNGEFSLNSQKVVDQKIGDSRKAFAQWKNEPLCERTFSIECVGEVLRNRKEELAELITKEMGKPIRESLSEIEKCAWTCDYFARNAESFLASEFVKTDAENSGYIYEPAGVILSIMPWDFPFWQALRLGIPAVAGGNTVLLKHASNVPMCALEIEKIFTEAGFPEAVYQTLLMDGKTASSLISRDEINAVSFAGSRPGGEKVAEAAGKNIKKFILELGGSDPFIVLEDADIDKVAKAAVIARFQNCGQSCIAAKRLLVNEKIAEDFQEKFINHIRNLKIGDPMNPATDMGPMAGEKQREILEQQILLSKSNGAKAILEGGKTEDKGYFYKPVVLSNVDKMAPVVVEETFGPVAPIITFNNEEEAIKIANNTEFGLGASIWSRDKQKAMGITKHIEAGVITVNNIVSSDPRLPFGGMKKSGIGREMYRHGMLEFMNVKSMKVY, from the coding sequence TTGGGGAAAATAAAGTCTGTAAACCCTGCAACAGAAGAAATGAACGGGGAATTTAGTCTCAATTCTCAGAAGGTTGTAGACCAGAAGATAGGAGATTCCCGAAAAGCATTTGCTCAATGGAAAAACGAACCTCTCTGTGAAAGAACATTTTCCATAGAATGTGTGGGCGAAGTTCTGAGGAACAGGAAAGAAGAGCTTGCAGAGCTCATCACAAAAGAAATGGGCAAACCTATCAGGGAATCGTTGTCAGAGATTGAAAAGTGCGCATGGACATGTGATTACTTTGCCAGGAACGCTGAAAGTTTTCTGGCATCTGAATTTGTGAAAACTGACGCTGAAAACTCAGGATATATTTACGAACCTGCAGGCGTTATACTCAGTATAATGCCCTGGGATTTCCCATTCTGGCAGGCATTAAGACTTGGCATCCCTGCTGTTGCCGGTGGAAATACTGTACTGCTGAAACATGCCAGTAATGTTCCGATGTGTGCTCTTGAAATAGAGAAGATATTCACTGAAGCCGGCTTTCCAGAAGCTGTCTATCAGACACTCCTGATGGACGGCAAAACTGCATCTTCACTAATTTCAAGGGATGAAATAAATGCTGTTTCTTTTGCAGGCAGTCGTCCGGGGGGAGAAAAGGTAGCAGAAGCCGCAGGAAAAAATATCAAGAAATTCATTCTTGAGCTTGGGGGCAGCGATCCTTTCATAGTTCTGGAAGATGCAGATATCGATAAAGTTGCCAAAGCAGCAGTTATAGCCAGATTCCAGAACTGCGGACAAAGTTGTATTGCAGCCAAACGTTTACTTGTTAATGAGAAAATTGCAGAAGATTTTCAGGAGAAATTCATAAACCACATAAGGAATCTCAAAATTGGTGATCCCATGAACCCTGCTACTGATATGGGACCGATGGCAGGAGAGAAGCAAAGAGAGATTCTGGAACAACAGATATTATTAAGCAAAAGCAATGGTGCAAAGGCCATTCTTGAAGGCGGGAAAACAGAAGATAAGGGTTATTTTTACAAACCTGTTGTACTCAGCAATGTAGACAAAATGGCCCCTGTTGTTGTGGAAGAAACATTTGGCCCTGTTGCACCTATAATAACTTTCAATAATGAGGAAGAAGCTATTAAAATAGCCAACAATACTGAATTCGGGCTTGGAGCCAGTATCTGGAGTAGGGATAAGCAGAAAGCTATGGGAATAACAAAACACATCGAAGCCGGTGTCATAACTGTCAATAACATTGTATCATCTGACCCAAGGCTTCCTTTCGGAGGAATGAAAAAGAGCGGAATCGGCCGGGAGATGTACCGCCATGGGATGCTGGAATTTATGAATGTGAAATCCATGAAGGTGTATTAA
- a CDS encoding DUF3795 domain-containing protein produces the protein MKSFGETLPIASCGINCSVCLAFLRERNKCPGCRGPDDNKTISRTQCNIKNCEVFQDGKSQFCFDCGSFPCARLKRLDKRYRTKYHTDLIENLKTIQESGIEVFLENERSKWTCSKCGGTICMHEGYCYSCGEPYEK, from the coding sequence ATGAAATCTTTTGGAGAAACTCTGCCTATCGCTTCATGTGGGATCAACTGCAGTGTCTGTTTGGCTTTCCTACGGGAAAGGAATAAGTGCCCCGGCTGCAGAGGCCCTGATGACAATAAAACAATAAGCAGAACCCAGTGCAATATCAAGAATTGCGAGGTATTTCAGGATGGCAAATCTCAGTTTTGCTTTGATTGTGGCAGTTTTCCGTGTGCCAGATTAAAGCGTCTGGATAAAAGATACCGGACTAAATATCATACCGATCTTATCGAAAACCTGAAAACTATTCAGGAATCAGGCATTGAAGTGTTTCTGGAGAATGAAAGAAGCAAATGGACTTGCTCCAAATGCGGTGGGACTATTTGCATGCATGAAGGTTATTGTTATAGTTGCGGCGAACCATACGAGAAGTAG
- a CDS encoding DUF1801 domain-containing protein produces the protein MEKNQRIDDFVNEALLVNGDLGEIIVSLRKLVMGIYPQAEEEIKYGGLVFIIDERLFCGIFLRKNHVSVEFDNGAEMSDNEKKLEGTGKHRRHLKIRNYDDIIDKKVDFFLKQSFAVL, from the coding sequence ATGGAGAAAAATCAAAGAATCGATGATTTTGTAAATGAGGCTTTACTCGTCAATGGGGATCTGGGAGAAATAATTGTTTCTCTGAGAAAACTTGTAATGGGCATCTATCCACAAGCTGAAGAAGAGATAAAATATGGCGGTCTGGTTTTCATTATTGATGAAAGACTGTTCTGTGGTATTTTTCTAAGAAAAAACCATGTTTCAGTTGAATTTGACAACGGTGCAGAAATGTCAGATAATGAAAAAAAGCTGGAAGGCACAGGTAAACATAGAAGGCATTTGAAGATCAGAAACTATGATGACATCATAGATAAGAAAGTTGATTTTTTCCTGAAACAGTCCTTTGCAGTCCTTTGA
- a CDS encoding VOC family protein — MKLNKLTPNFAVQDIRKTVSYYQDILGLKVLMAVPEDKSSIDSELDENKTYIYALMGLDNVELMFQRSDSIIEDIPPLKEFEQGASVSFYMEVEDIDSLYQAIRSKTDFVVDLKTAWYGMQEFYIRDCNGYILGFAENKSE, encoded by the coding sequence ATGAAATTAAACAAACTGACACCAAATTTTGCCGTACAGGATATCAGAAAGACAGTTTCTTATTACCAGGATATTCTGGGTCTTAAGGTTTTGATGGCTGTTCCTGAAGACAAGAGCAGCATTGATAGCGAACTTGATGAAAACAAGACTTATATCTATGCTCTCATGGGCTTGGATAATGTGGAATTGATGTTCCAGCGTTCTGACAGTATTATAGAAGACATTCCACCGCTTAAAGAATTTGAACAGGGTGCTTCCGTATCATTTTACATGGAAGTGGAGGATATTGATTCCCTGTATCAGGCTATCAGATCAAAAACCGACTTTGTAGTTGATCTCAAAACTGCATGGTATGGAATGCAGGAGTTTTACATAAGGGATTGCAATGGATATATCTTAGGATTTGCAGAAAACAAAAGTGAATAA
- a CDS encoding GNAT family N-acetyltransferase, translating to MSDIEIIDLTSDNISGYGVCGYKDIKKHLELRKKIDWFNDYYPKGLRIKALISEKGLYQGMLEYIPGKYAHRPVEADGYMFIHCIFVGFKNEFKGKGYASMLIDECIEEAKNEGMNGVSVVTRKGSFMAKKDIFIKKGFVEVDRAKPDFELLVLKFNEDAPDPKFKNMEQQLEKYKEGLFVLRSAQCPYTEKNVNAILESAKEEFGINATLIDLKGHDDVQDSPCAFGTFCIIYNGEIISHHPISNKRFMNIMEKKKK from the coding sequence ATGAGTGATATTGAAATTATAGACCTGACATCGGATAACATTTCAGGATATGGTGTGTGTGGTTACAAAGACATAAAGAAGCATCTTGAACTCAGAAAAAAGATAGACTGGTTCAATGATTATTATCCAAAGGGGCTGAGGATAAAAGCCCTGATCTCGGAAAAAGGACTGTATCAGGGAATGCTGGAGTATATTCCGGGAAAGTATGCTCACAGGCCGGTTGAAGCCGATGGGTACATGTTTATTCATTGTATTTTTGTTGGATTCAAAAATGAGTTTAAAGGAAAGGGTTATGCTTCCATGCTGATAGATGAATGCATCGAAGAAGCAAAAAATGAGGGTATGAACGGAGTTTCCGTTGTCACCAGAAAAGGCTCATTTATGGCAAAAAAGGATATTTTCATCAAGAAAGGATTTGTTGAGGTTGACAGGGCCAAGCCTGATTTTGAATTGCTGGTACTGAAATTCAATGAGGATGCACCAGATCCTAAATTTAAGAACATGGAGCAACAACTGGAGAAGTATAAAGAAGGACTTTTTGTATTACGTTCAGCCCAGTGTCCTTATACTGAAAAGAATGTGAATGCAATTCTTGAGTCTGCAAAAGAGGAATTCGGGATTAATGCCACTTTAATTGATCTAAAAGGCCATGATGATGTTCAGGATTCTCCATGTGCTTTCGGAACTTTTTGTATTATTTATAACGGAGAGATCATCAGTCATCATCCTATCAGCAATAAGCGATTTATGAATATCATGGAAAAGAAGAAAAAATGA
- a CDS encoding carboxymuconolactone decarboxylase family protein, with the protein MKDRYELGLEKLKEIDGEAGENVIESLKDIAPDLARFTIEFPFGDIYSRPGLDLKSREVATVAALTALGNARPQLKVHINAALNVGCSEEEIIEVIIQMAVYAGFPAALNGIFAAKEVFEERGIL; encoded by the coding sequence ATGAAAGATCGGTATGAGTTAGGATTAGAAAAGCTGAAAGAAATAGATGGGGAGGCAGGAGAAAATGTTATTGAAAGTCTCAAGGATATTGCTCCTGATCTGGCCAGATTCACAATTGAATTTCCTTTTGGTGACATTTATTCAAGGCCGGGGCTGGATCTAAAATCCCGTGAAGTTGCTACAGTTGCTGCTTTAACGGCTCTTGGAAATGCAAGACCACAGTTGAAAGTGCACATAAATGCAGCTCTTAATGTCGGTTGTTCAGAAGAAGAGATTATTGAAGTCATAATCCAGATGGCAGTTTATGCAGGTTTTCCTGCTGCACTTAATGGTATATTTGCAGCGAAGGAAGTATTTGAAGAAAGAGGAATTTTGTGA
- a CDS encoding NAD-dependent succinate-semialdehyde dehydrogenase — protein MTTISSINPTTGKVISEVEMHTDEQVSRMLKKSAETFGEWKRTDISERNELLKNFAEILRKNKDEYGKLITTEMGKVMKQAVPEVAKCATMFDYFADNAEKMLEPEPAEEGACDQMIHYEPMGTVLAIKPWNFPFWQVLSAAAHVLAGGNVMLLKHSSYVPLCALEIENIFLEAGFPEGAFQTMIVDGKTASSLISRDEVKAISFTGGYEAGQKVAELAAHNMKKFVLELGGSDPFIILDDANVEMAAKVGVPSRFINTGQTCIAAKRFIVMEEVADEFTEKFVEGTLNLKIGDPMDPETDIGPMVRNEQVKILEKQVDNAISKGAKSLIKGGIMETEGYMYSPIILSGVTRDMKVMREETFGPVAPIITVKTEEEAIELANDSEFGLGASVWSQERDRAMRVASELETGMVGVNSFCTPQACLPFGGVKKSGMGRELSRHGFLEFMNIKSFKIM, from the coding sequence ATGACCACAATCTCATCCATTAACCCAACAACAGGAAAAGTTATCAGCGAAGTTGAAATGCACACCGATGAGCAGGTGAGCCGGATGCTCAAAAAATCTGCTGAAACGTTTGGGGAATGGAAAAGAACTGATATTTCTGAGCGTAATGAGCTGCTGAAGAACTTTGCCGAGATTTTACGGAAAAACAAGGACGAGTATGGAAAACTCATCACCACAGAGATGGGTAAGGTTATGAAGCAGGCTGTTCCTGAAGTTGCTAAATGTGCCACCATGTTTGATTATTTTGCCGATAATGCCGAGAAGATGCTTGAACCTGAGCCTGCGGAAGAAGGTGCATGCGACCAGATGATCCACTATGAACCTATGGGAACGGTGCTTGCAATCAAACCCTGGAACTTCCCTTTCTGGCAGGTTCTCAGTGCAGCAGCACATGTACTGGCAGGTGGAAATGTCATGTTGCTCAAGCATTCAAGTTATGTTCCCCTGTGTGCTCTTGAAATTGAGAATATTTTCCTTGAAGCAGGATTTCCTGAAGGTGCCTTCCAGACAATGATAGTGGATGGAAAAACTGCATCCTCACTTATTTCAAGGGATGAGGTGAAAGCAATATCTTTCACAGGTGGATACGAAGCGGGACAGAAAGTTGCCGAACTTGCAGCCCATAATATGAAGAAATTCGTGCTGGAACTTGGTGGAAGTGACCCGTTCATAATCCTTGATGATGCAAATGTTGAAATGGCTGCAAAAGTCGGAGTTCCAAGCCGTTTCATCAATACCGGACAGACCTGCATCGCAGCCAAGCGTTTCATAGTCATGGAAGAAGTTGCTGATGAGTTCACAGAAAAGTTTGTTGAGGGAACTCTCAATCTGAAGATTGGCGACCCAATGGACCCTGAAACTGACATTGGTCCTATGGTCAGAAATGAGCAGGTCAAAATACTGGAAAAACAGGTAGATAATGCCATATCAAAAGGAGCAAAATCTCTTATAAAAGGAGGAATAATGGAAACAGAAGGTTACATGTATTCCCCAATCATCCTTAGCGGAGTGACAAGAGACATGAAAGTTATGAGAGAGGAAACTTTCGGACCTGTAGCACCGATTATTACAGTAAAAACTGAGGAAGAAGCCATCGAACTTGCAAACGATTCAGAATTTGGACTTGGTGCCAGTGTATGGAGCCAGGAACGAGACCGGGCTATGAGAGTTGCATCAGAGCTTGAAACCGGAATGGTTGGAGTCAACTCATTCTGCACACCGCAGGCTTGCCTGCCATTTGGAGGAGTTAAGAAAAGCGGCATGGGAAGAGAGCTTTCAAGACATGGGTTCCTTGAGTTTATGAATATCAAATCTTTTAAGATTATGTGA
- a CDS encoding transposase codes for MQTKLRTYEIIPNENICFPIGTILAVNWLYDTLDLSAVFGKHKKNGIDINSLLKALISYKLTDNFSISKAHDWINRDEVLDIFNLPEFCERTLYRVLETLGNNRETIISNIQDEIFARYDFEHTNVNMDWTSIFFHGDKSPLGMYGYSRDHRPDKKQITIGLAELANPINVPIGLTVEKGNLPDQKHFEKTYYQINNRMDQGSLVVFDKGAHSKGNIDLIREDEMHYLTARKLNKSDDKKIAVFWEASPELIDSENGIYGLKTIKPSSVNYMYFSEKLQKEQHDSKIRKVMRLLEEAKEIQKAISKNKKLPKKFRINNVLVDVTYSLQTKLMELDEQEAIKLLEEKIITGREGFFCLRSSQNLTLKEALLTYRKKDSIEKIIHSLKNEIEIKPLRVWTEASIYGAVIIGFIAQLFISLMRYEFNELRHKSTKFIKNSLLNLTVTVDFTDEQSKKYIYANFDGINSLILRQKWVKS; via the coding sequence ATGCAAACAAAACTAAGAACATATGAGATTATTCCTAATGAGAATATATGCTTTCCCATCGGAACTATTCTGGCTGTAAATTGGCTTTACGATACCCTTGATTTATCCGCTGTTTTTGGTAAACACAAAAAGAATGGTATTGATATCAACAGCCTACTGAAAGCACTTATAAGTTACAAGCTTACAGATAATTTCAGCATAAGTAAAGCTCACGATTGGATCAATCGTGATGAAGTGCTTGACATTTTCAATCTACCTGAATTTTGTGAAAGAACTCTCTACAGGGTTCTTGAAACCCTGGGAAATAATCGTGAAACGATTATTTCCAATATTCAGGATGAAATATTTGCCCGATACGATTTTGAACATACCAACGTAAACATGGACTGGACGAGCATTTTTTTCCATGGTGACAAATCTCCTCTTGGGATGTATGGATATAGCAGAGATCATCGACCAGACAAAAAACAGATAACAATAGGTCTTGCTGAACTTGCTAATCCTATAAATGTTCCCATAGGTCTTACAGTAGAGAAGGGAAATCTACCAGATCAAAAACATTTTGAGAAGACATATTACCAAATCAACAATAGAATGGACCAGGGTTCACTTGTCGTTTTTGATAAAGGAGCTCATAGCAAAGGGAACATTGACTTGATAAGGGAGGATGAGATGCATTACTTAACTGCAAGAAAACTCAATAAGAGTGATGATAAGAAAATTGCAGTATTCTGGGAAGCTTCTCCTGAACTTATCGATTCTGAAAATGGAATATATGGACTGAAAACCATTAAACCAAGCAGTGTTAATTACATGTATTTTTCAGAAAAGCTCCAGAAAGAACAACATGACTCTAAAATAAGAAAAGTTATGAGATTGTTGGAGGAAGCAAAGGAGATACAGAAAGCTATCAGCAAAAACAAGAAGCTTCCTAAAAAATTCAGAATCAACAATGTTCTTGTTGATGTCACTTATTCTTTGCAGACTAAACTGATGGAACTAGATGAACAGGAAGCTATCAAGCTTCTGGAAGAAAAGATAATTACAGGTAGAGAAGGATTTTTTTGCCTGAGATCAAGTCAGAATTTGACACTAAAAGAAGCTCTTCTAACATACAGAAAAAAAGACTCCATTGAAAAAATAATCCATTCCCTGAAGAACGAGATTGAAATTAAACCATTAAGAGTATGGACTGAGGCTTCCATTTATGGTGCAGTGATCATAGGATTCATTGCACAACTTTTCATATCGCTGATGCGATATGAGTTCAATGAACTCAGACATAAGTCTACAAAATTCATCAAAAATAGCCTATTGAATTTGACAGTAACCGTCGATTTTACGGATGAACAATCAAAAAAGTACATTTACGCCAATTTTGATGGGATAAATTCACTGATTTTAAGGCAGAAATGGGTGAAATCGTAG
- a CDS encoding PEF-CTERM sorting domain-containing protein yields the protein MKIKSIMLLAILLSVLVIIPANAEEYSKEEYTAMLYASEHSESSIQMFTTAAAQSYPIQISNEYLNIATGGDGSFTLGCTGGDPSNSNDDNKILLFGHPLPWSSESTVKVDEINYEYGTDGVVLELPTNNGNYIQSSWKYGDIRVTQTNSFVTNPSTGRADTMQIKYQYENLDQTESHDVGLRILLDTMLGNNDGAPFQVPGYGAVTMEREFLKSDDQIPDYWQCFDDLSDPTVVSQSTLKGSESTEPDRLIFADWGDFYYGHDWDYPITPSKLITGDSSVGLYWNPTSLGPGETKEYVTYYGLSELSQSAGDIGLSITGPVQLDIIDNQYSPNPFTVVAYAEQGSFNVLSINLTIDLPEGLELVSPSETQTIALGSGEQDSVSWTVKALEQTSEKSLTYAVTASAEEMEDQCASREITIPKMNSNPQQPPHTEVPEFPTIALPVISIIGLAFILQRKKD from the coding sequence ATGAAAATTAAATCAATTATGTTGTTAGCTATTTTGTTAAGTGTATTAGTAATAATACCGGCGAACGCAGAAGAATACTCAAAAGAAGAATATACAGCTATGTTGTACGCATCTGAACATTCAGAAAGCAGCATTCAAATGTTTACAACCGCCGCTGCTCAAAGTTATCCAATACAGATTTCAAATGAATATCTGAATATAGCTACAGGCGGAGACGGATCATTTACTCTCGGGTGTACAGGAGGAGATCCTTCAAACTCAAATGACGATAATAAGATACTGTTGTTTGGACACCCACTTCCATGGAGTTCAGAATCAACAGTCAAAGTAGATGAGATTAACTATGAATATGGAACAGACGGCGTGGTTTTGGAACTTCCAACAAACAATGGTAACTACATCCAGTCATCATGGAAGTATGGAGATATCCGGGTTACACAGACAAATTCATTTGTAACAAACCCGTCAACTGGTCGTGCTGATACTATGCAGATAAAATATCAGTATGAAAACCTTGACCAGACTGAAAGCCATGATGTCGGATTAAGAATCCTTTTAGACACCATGCTTGGTAATAACGATGGAGCACCTTTCCAAGTACCTGGATACGGTGCGGTAACTATGGAACGTGAATTCCTGAAATCCGATGACCAAATACCTGATTACTGGCAATGTTTTGATGATCTAAGTGATCCAACTGTTGTTTCACAGAGTACTCTTAAAGGATCAGAATCAACAGAGCCTGACCGTCTGATATTTGCTGACTGGGGCGATTTTTATTATGGTCATGATTGGGATTACCCTATAACTCCTAGTAAATTAATAACAGGCGATAGTTCGGTGGGGTTATACTGGAATCCAACAAGTTTAGGGCCCGGGGAAACAAAAGAATATGTAACATACTATGGTCTGAGTGAACTTAGTCAGTCCGCTGGTGACATTGGCCTTTCAATTACAGGTCCTGTTCAGCTAGACATAATTGATAATCAGTATTCTCCAAATCCATTTACTGTCGTTGCGTATGCCGAACAGGGTTCATTCAACGTCCTGAGTATTAATCTTACTATTGATCTTCCAGAGGGACTTGAACTGGTAAGTCCGTCCGAGACACAGACGATAGCTCTTGGTAGTGGTGAACAGGATTCAGTAAGCTGGACAGTTAAAGCCCTTGAACAAACAAGTGAGAAGTCTTTAACTTATGCAGTCACGGCCTCCGCCGAAGAAATGGAGGATCAATGTGCTTCAAGAGAGATTACAATTCCTAAAATGAATTCTAATCCTCAACAACCACCACATACTGAAGTTCCGGAATTCCCAACAATTGCTCTTCCTGTAATTTCAATTATTGGATTGGCATTTATATTGCAGCGCAAGAAAGACTAA
- a CDS encoding nucleotidyltransferase domain-containing protein translates to MPEAHDKSSVFETSIQKVKAAVLQAFENDDVSIFLFGSRARGNAHSTSDIDIGVLPSGCFDRKKITALRAELEEMNIPYTVDLVDLSTVTEDFRQQVLNEGEIWKGKGSINLK, encoded by the coding sequence ATGCCTGAGGCTCATGATAAGTCATCTGTTTTTGAAACATCCATCCAGAAAGTCAAAGCTGCTGTTCTTCAGGCTTTTGAAAATGATGATGTCAGCATCTTCCTCTTTGGTTCAAGAGCAAGGGGAAATGCTCACAGTACATCTGACATTGATATTGGAGTCCTGCCTTCGGGTTGTTTTGACAGAAAAAAGATAACTGCCTTGAGAGCAGAGTTGGAAGAGATGAATATTCCATATACTGTGGATCTTGTGGATCTTTCCACAGTTACGGAGGATTTCAGGCAGCAGGTGCTTAATGAGGGAGAAATATGGAAAGGGAAAGGCAGTATAAACTTGAAATGA
- a CDS encoding HI0074 family nucleotidyltransferase substrate-binding subunit encodes MERERQYKLEMKAKVAKRALDTLQEIIDEPYSMIIRDAAVQRFEYTFEAIWKLVKEYLIEREGVICNSPKSCFREAFRMHLINEAESMQALYMTDDRNMTTHTYHEDVAEEIYKELSGYYALMNKIYTNIVSECL; translated from the coding sequence ATGGAAAGGGAAAGGCAGTATAAACTTGAAATGAAAGCCAAGGTTGCAAAAAGAGCCCTTGATACTCTTCAGGAAATCATTGATGAACCATATTCCATGATAATCCGGGATGCTGCTGTCCAGCGTTTTGAGTACACCTTTGAAGCCATCTGGAAACTTGTAAAAGAGTATCTCATTGAAAGAGAAGGCGTGATATGCAATTCCCCAAAGTCATGCTTCCGTGAAGCTTTCAGAATGCATCTCATAAATGAGGCTGAGAGCATGCAGGCGTTGTACATGACCGACGACAGGAACATGACAACTCACACATATCATGAGGATGTCGCAGAAGAGATATACAAGGAGCTTTCAGGATATTACGCCCTCATGAACAAGATTTACACAAACATAGTCAGTGAATGTTTGTAA
- a CDS encoding Fic family protein gives MYQPDFQYNDRIVRLLARIHAAREIILNTHVPPAWERRLQINNLFRLTYHATSLEENSLSIRQVTKLVNGQDIFGDETDKKQVLNFLELNQYLQEMENEEITEDTIFTLHKIAMKSIVPDDEIGKYRTTIAEGFMEPERVRYCIRDLLEWAYGEESDDVLPAIKAGIVHFELYRMHPFEKGSDTIARAVSSYMLAKKFREAKKLFTVEEFFNQGKRDYFERLEGRGDNKPDINEWLEYYLYGFALKISRVENAVLNISRDYGTIGKYIQTGLKDRQLEAIRFAREMGKITNKEHQKLCDLSVSTSKRDLQELVKKKIFIQVGRTGRGTYYKLRFDHLDELI, from the coding sequence ATGTACCAGCCTGATTTCCAGTATAACGACAGAATAGTGAGACTGCTTGCACGAATACATGCAGCAAGAGAGATAATTCTCAATACACACGTACCCCCTGCATGGGAACGAAGACTGCAAATCAATAATCTATTCAGACTTACATATCACGCTACGAGTCTTGAAGAAAACAGCCTTTCAATCAGACAGGTAACTAAACTCGTAAACGGGCAGGATATTTTTGGAGATGAGACTGACAAGAAACAGGTACTGAACTTCCTGGAATTAAATCAATACCTGCAGGAAATGGAGAATGAAGAAATTACTGAGGATACAATATTCACACTCCACAAAATAGCCATGAAAAGCATAGTTCCTGATGATGAAATCGGAAAATACCGCACCACCATTGCAGAAGGTTTCATGGAACCTGAGAGAGTGAGATATTGCATAAGGGACCTGCTGGAATGGGCATACGGGGAGGAATCTGATGATGTTTTGCCTGCAATAAAAGCAGGTATTGTCCACTTTGAACTTTATCGAATGCATCCTTTTGAAAAAGGAAGCGATACGATTGCCAGAGCTGTTTCCTCCTACATGCTTGCAAAGAAATTCAGGGAAGCAAAAAAACTGTTTACTGTAGAAGAATTCTTCAACCAGGGGAAAAGGGACTATTTTGAGAGACTTGAAGGAAGAGGAGACAATAAACCTGATATAAACGAATGGTTGGAGTATTACCTTTACGGTTTTGCTCTTAAAATCTCAAGGGTAGAGAATGCTGTACTGAATATCAGTCGTGATTACGGAACCATCGGGAAATATATCCAGACAGGACTGAAAGACCGCCAGCTGGAAGCTATCAGGTTTGCCCGCGAGATGGGAAAGATCACTAATAAGGAACACCAGAAATTATGTGATCTGAGCGTTTCAACTTCAAAACGGGATCTTCAGGAACTGGTTAAGAAAAAGATATTCATACAGGTAGGAAGGACCGGCAGGGGAACTTACTATAAACTCAGGTTTGACCATCTTGATGAACTCATATGA